Proteins found in one Collinsella aerofaciens genomic segment:
- the hisB gene encoding imidazoleglycerol-phosphate dehydratase HisB: MGRYAEVTRKTGETDIVVKLDLDGSGVCDISTGVPFFDHMLNAFGRHGLFDLTVHAVGDVEVDAHHTVEDVGIVLGEAFCQALGDKAGITRFADAAIAMDETLVMAAVDISGRGQAYCELPVPTERVGTFDTELAVEFFYAFARDAKLTLHVRELAGGNSHHIIEAAFKAVGRTMRHACELDPRVQGIPSTKGSL; the protein is encoded by the coding sequence ATGGGCCGTTATGCCGAGGTGACCCGCAAGACGGGCGAGACCGACATTGTCGTAAAGCTCGACCTGGACGGATCTGGCGTGTGCGACATCTCGACCGGCGTGCCGTTTTTCGACCACATGCTCAACGCCTTTGGCCGCCATGGTTTGTTTGATTTGACGGTACACGCGGTGGGCGACGTGGAAGTCGACGCGCACCACACCGTCGAGGATGTGGGCATTGTGCTGGGCGAGGCGTTCTGCCAGGCGCTGGGCGACAAGGCGGGCATTACGCGCTTTGCCGACGCGGCGATCGCCATGGACGAGACACTTGTGATGGCTGCCGTGGACATCTCGGGCCGTGGCCAGGCTTATTGCGAGCTGCCCGTGCCGACCGAGCGCGTGGGCACGTTCGATACCGAGCTGGCCGTCGAGTTCTTTTATGCCTTTGCACGCGATGCCAAGCTCACACTGCACGTGCGCGAGCTGGCGGGTGGCAACTCGCATCACATTATCGAGGCCGCCTTTAAGGCCGTGGGCCGCACGATGCGCCACGCCTGCGAGCTGGACCCCCGCGTACAGGGCATCCCCAGCACCAAGGGCTCGCTGTAG
- a CDS encoding HisA/HisF-related TIM barrel protein, producing the protein MILFPAIDLIGGKVVRLERGDRSRCKVYSDDPVAVARSFAEQGASWVHVVDLSAAFGEDEDTCAANSAAIKAICGVNGLSVDVGGGVRSLARIDELAGYGARRIALGTVLVTEPGFAEVAAQGFGELLVADIAARDGQVKVNGWRDGAGVALDDAVAQLSELGFKHLVYTDIARDGMQAGIDVAAYRHVAEVAGFPVVASGGISTLDDIRALAAVREGAIEGAITGRALYEGNFTLVQALTAARGEE; encoded by the coding sequence ATGATCCTGTTTCCCGCAATCGATCTGATCGGCGGCAAGGTCGTGCGCCTGGAGCGCGGCGACCGGAGTCGCTGCAAGGTATATTCCGACGACCCCGTGGCCGTTGCTCGCTCGTTTGCCGAGCAGGGCGCAAGCTGGGTGCACGTCGTCGACCTGTCCGCTGCCTTTGGCGAGGACGAGGACACATGCGCTGCCAACTCGGCGGCGATTAAGGCCATCTGCGGCGTCAACGGTCTGTCCGTGGACGTGGGCGGCGGCGTCCGCTCGCTCGCGCGCATCGACGAGTTGGCCGGCTACGGTGCGCGCCGCATCGCACTAGGCACGGTGCTCGTGACCGAGCCGGGTTTTGCCGAGGTGGCGGCCCAAGGCTTTGGCGAGCTGTTGGTGGCAGATATTGCCGCACGCGACGGCCAGGTCAAGGTGAATGGCTGGCGTGACGGCGCGGGCGTGGCGCTCGACGACGCCGTGGCGCAGCTTTCCGAGCTGGGTTTTAAGCATCTGGTGTATACCGACATTGCGCGCGATGGCATGCAGGCGGGCATCGATGTGGCGGCGTATCGCCATGTGGCCGAGGTCGCGGGCTTTCCCGTCGTGGCATCGGGTGGCATCTCGACGCTCGACGACATCCGCGCGCTGGCCGCAGTGCGTGAGGGCGCGATTGAAGGTGCCATTACCGGTCGCGCGCTCTACGAGGGCAACTTTACGCTGGTACAGGCGCTGACCGCCGCCCGAGGGGAGGAGTAG
- a CDS encoding helix-turn-helix domain-containing protein, with product MSIDLRVKHDLESRRRAVELFDAGVGCKPAAEALSVPRETVREWQWVYRAFGSEALLSMGGKQSSYTFEQRVAAASAVVDGGMAKADAMAEFGIRSKSPLERWCRLYREGGAEALRPRPKGRPRGSRSKPRARTREQELEERCRRLEAEVAYLKKLRALVERDGL from the coding sequence ATGAGTATAGACCTCAGGGTGAAGCACGACCTGGAGTCCAGGAGGCGGGCCGTCGAGCTCTTCGACGCCGGCGTCGGCTGCAAGCCGGCGGCCGAGGCCCTGTCCGTCCCCCGCGAGACCGTGAGAGAATGGCAGTGGGTATACCGGGCGTTCGGAAGCGAGGCGCTGCTGTCCATGGGCGGGAAACAATCCAGTTACACATTCGAGCAGAGGGTCGCCGCGGCGTCGGCCGTGGTCGACGGCGGGATGGCGAAGGCCGACGCCATGGCCGAGTTCGGGATCAGGTCGAAGTCCCCGCTGGAGCGCTGGTGCAGGCTCTACCGCGAGGGCGGCGCCGAGGCGCTGCGGCCCCGCCCGAAGGGCAGGCCGAGGGGGTCGAGGTCGAAACCCCGGGCCCGCACCCGCGAGCAGGAGCTCGAGGAGCGCTGCCGCAGGCTCGAGGCCGAGGTCGCCTACCTAAAAAAATTGCGCGCCCTGGTCGAGCGGGACGGGCTCTGA
- the hisH gene encoding imidazole glycerol phosphate synthase subunit HisH: protein MGEPKIVVVDYHKGNLSSVARGLARAGAAACTSDDPEQIRNADGLVIPGVGAFYDAVAFMREGGEADAVLDAVAAGTPLLGICLGLQLFFERGNEGVPASESAVADGNASERAGVLWVDGLGIMRGSCTRLESSRLKVPHVGWDQVHMTPAGAADPLLTGFAEGANMYFTHSYAVADDSDAADVLARTHYTRSFPCIVRHGNVWGCQFHPEKSSALGQRILKNFVNIVEEAGR, encoded by the coding sequence GTGGGCGAACCGAAGATCGTGGTGGTCGACTACCACAAGGGCAACTTGTCGAGCGTTGCGCGCGGGCTTGCGCGCGCCGGTGCCGCCGCCTGCACGTCGGACGATCCGGAGCAGATCCGCAACGCCGACGGCCTGGTCATCCCGGGCGTGGGCGCGTTTTACGACGCGGTCGCCTTTATGCGCGAGGGCGGCGAGGCGGACGCGGTGCTCGACGCCGTTGCCGCCGGAACTCCGTTGCTCGGCATCTGCCTGGGCCTTCAGTTGTTTTTTGAGCGCGGCAACGAGGGCGTTCCTGCGAGCGAGAGCGCGGTCGCCGACGGCAACGCCTCCGAGCGGGCCGGTGTCCTCTGGGTCGATGGCCTGGGTATTATGCGCGGTTCGTGCACGCGCCTGGAGTCGAGCCGCCTGAAGGTGCCGCACGTGGGCTGGGACCAGGTGCACATGACGCCCGCCGGTGCGGCCGATCCGCTGCTTACTGGTTTTGCCGAGGGTGCCAACATGTACTTCACCCACAGCTACGCGGTGGCCGACGATTCCGATGCCGCCGATGTGCTGGCGCGCACGCACTATACGCGGAGCTTCCCGTGCATCGTGCGCCATGGCAACGTGTGGGGTTGCCAGTTCCATCCCGAGAAATCCTCCGCGCTGGGTCAGCGCATCCTTAAGAACTTCGTCAACATCGTCGAGGAGGCCGGCCGATGA
- the hisD gene encoding histidinol dehydrogenase — protein sequence MKTIKLAPGERLVTNQLNRKGVLPQNIVDAVRDIVANVRANGDAAVRDYCQRFDGVELQSFRLPQEQIDAALEGLDPAFVAALEKAARQIREFHQREVEQSWFTTRPDGTMLGVKVTPLAAAGIYVPGGRAQYPSTVLMNAIPAKVAGVKRVVMVTPPQKDGLISPYTLAAAKLGGVDEIYMVGGAQAVAALAYGTESIPRVDKITGPGNAFVAAAKQIVSGGVGIDMVAGPSEVCVLADATAKPVVVAADLMAQAEHDPLAACYLVTCDGQFAREVEAGIDILVAQSPRAEITRASLDNEGTIVVAADMAAAVEAVNTVAPEHLELHCKDAMGLLGGIRNAGAIFVGAWSSEPLGDYVAGPNHTLPTGGTAMFSNPLSVEEFVKRSSIICYTPEGLLSDAPATQRLAEAEGLWAHALSAALRRRVLEQGEDAVSVESLAAADLTKVAWPGDTTATVAEGVDLAAAGADGAGVAGEEA from the coding sequence CGGTGAGCGCCTCGTTACCAACCAGCTCAACCGCAAGGGCGTGCTGCCGCAAAACATCGTCGACGCCGTCCGCGATATCGTGGCCAATGTGCGCGCCAACGGCGATGCCGCGGTGCGCGATTACTGCCAGCGCTTTGACGGTGTTGAGCTGCAGAGCTTCCGCCTGCCACAGGAGCAGATCGATGCCGCGCTCGAAGGCCTCGATCCGGCCTTTGTCGCCGCGCTCGAGAAGGCCGCGCGCCAGATTCGCGAGTTCCACCAGCGCGAGGTCGAACAGAGCTGGTTTACCACGCGCCCGGACGGCACGATGCTCGGCGTTAAGGTGACCCCGCTCGCGGCGGCTGGCATCTATGTGCCGGGCGGTCGCGCGCAGTATCCCTCCACGGTGCTCATGAACGCCATTCCCGCCAAGGTTGCCGGCGTCAAGCGCGTGGTTATGGTGACCCCGCCGCAAAAAGACGGCCTGATCAGCCCCTACACGCTCGCCGCAGCAAAGCTCGGCGGCGTGGACGAAATCTATATGGTGGGCGGCGCCCAGGCCGTGGCCGCGCTGGCATACGGTACCGAGAGCATTCCGCGTGTCGATAAAATCACCGGTCCGGGCAACGCTTTTGTTGCCGCTGCCAAGCAGATTGTCTCGGGCGGCGTGGGAATCGACATGGTCGCTGGCCCGTCCGAGGTCTGCGTGCTGGCCGATGCCACGGCCAAGCCCGTGGTGGTCGCGGCAGACCTGATGGCCCAGGCCGAGCACGATCCGCTGGCCGCCTGTTATCTGGTGACCTGCGATGGGCAGTTTGCGCGCGAGGTCGAGGCTGGCATCGACATTCTGGTGGCGCAGTCGCCACGCGCCGAAATCACGCGCGCCTCGCTCGACAACGAGGGCACCATCGTGGTGGCCGCCGATATGGCTGCCGCCGTCGAGGCCGTGAACACCGTGGCGCCCGAGCACCTGGAGCTGCACTGCAAGGATGCGATGGGCCTGCTTGGCGGCATTCGCAACGCCGGCGCCATCTTTGTGGGCGCTTGGAGCTCCGAGCCGCTTGGCGATTATGTTGCCGGCCCCAACCACACGCTGCCGACCGGCGGCACGGCCATGTTCTCCAACCCGCTTTCGGTCGAAGAGTTCGTTAAGCGCTCGAGTATCATTTGCTATACACCCGAGGGCCTGCTCTCCGACGCTCCCGCCACACAGCGTTTAGCCGAGGCCGAGGGTCTGTGGGCACACGCGCTTTCCGCCGCTCTGCGTCGCCGCGTGCTGGAACAAGGCGAGGATGCCGTGAGCGTCGAGTCGCTGGCCGCGGCCGACCTGACCAAGGTTGCCTGGCCGGGTGATACGACCGCGACGGTTGCCGAGGGCGTGGACCTGGCGGCAGCAGGCGCAGATGGCGCTGGCGTGGCTGGCGAGGAGGCCTAA
- a CDS encoding IS3 family transposase: MRALRAEGHSLRHLLECSGLRRSTYYYALAHPRRPTRPELRNAAAEIFSRTANGCGHRQIAMCLRAELGAVVADKTVLKMIREMGIRCGIRRRGSRRRYSSYRGLVGSTFENVIARDFGAEGPWQKLGTDVTEFKVTGAKAYWAPVLDFCTKEIVASDISTSPDLAQQHRMLDRLLEALPDGAAPTMHSDMGWQYQHESYTSRLEGAGITQSMSRKGNCIDNAATEQLFGHVKDEFYRGREWGSFGDFKRDLEEYIAHWNARRRQVRLKGLTPEEFRNQALAA, from the coding sequence GTGAGGGCGCTGCGCGCGGAGGGGCACTCCCTGCGCCACCTGCTGGAGTGCTCGGGGCTCAGGAGGTCGACCTACTACTACGCGCTGGCGCACCCGCGGAGGCCGACCAGGCCCGAGCTGCGCAACGCCGCGGCCGAGATATTCTCGCGCACCGCCAACGGCTGCGGGCACCGGCAGATAGCCATGTGCCTGCGCGCCGAGCTGGGCGCGGTCGTGGCCGACAAGACCGTGCTCAAGATGATACGCGAGATGGGCATCCGGTGCGGGATACGCCGCCGGGGCTCTCGTCGCCGGTACAGCTCCTACAGGGGGCTCGTGGGGAGCACGTTCGAGAACGTCATCGCGAGGGACTTCGGCGCCGAGGGGCCGTGGCAGAAGCTCGGCACCGACGTCACCGAGTTCAAGGTGACCGGCGCCAAGGCCTACTGGGCCCCGGTGCTCGACTTCTGCACGAAGGAGATCGTGGCGAGCGACATATCGACCTCACCGGACCTCGCCCAGCAGCACAGGATGCTCGACCGGCTCCTCGAGGCCCTGCCCGACGGGGCGGCGCCGACCATGCACTCGGACATGGGCTGGCAGTACCAGCACGAGTCCTACACCTCCAGGCTGGAGGGGGCGGGCATCACCCAGAGCATGTCGCGCAAGGGGAACTGCATCGACAACGCCGCCACCGAGCAGCTCTTCGGCCACGTGAAGGACGAGTTCTACCGCGGCAGGGAGTGGGGCAGCTTCGGGGACTTCAAGCGCGACCTGGAAGAGTACATAGCCCATTGGAACGCGCGGCGCAGGCAGGTAAGATTGAAGGGCCTGACGCCGGAGGAGTTCCGGAACCAGGCCCTTGCGGCGTAG
- the hisC gene encoding histidinol-phosphate transaminase has translation MAELTPRMKELVQPYLAGIEPYDPDFAPTRINLSANENTYPVPAGVRKAVDAALAATPLNRYPDPMSNDLRDELAAWHGVARENICVGNGGDELLYNYLLAFGGAGRTLLNCPPCFSEYAFFASLCQTEVRDVWRDPTSFELDQAAVLAAAPECNLAIVTSPNNPTGDVTPLDFVAALCDACPGMVMVDEAYVEFADDSFGAATTAQGLIAEHPNLVILHTLSKAFGAAGTRLGYVIAAPEAIDVFAAIRQIYSVNVLSQAAALACVRARDAYAPVVAQVASERERELCALHAMAAEGLPVEAWPSAANFVLVRTPHATRVRERLRDEYSLLVRDFSYAPGLADCLRITVGTPQENDEVLAAFAALVKEEM, from the coding sequence ATGGCCGAACTCACGCCGCGCATGAAGGAGCTCGTCCAGCCCTACTTGGCCGGTATCGAACCCTACGATCCCGACTTTGCGCCCACGCGCATCAATCTTTCGGCCAACGAGAACACCTATCCCGTGCCGGCTGGCGTGCGCAAGGCGGTCGACGCGGCCCTGGCTGCCACGCCGCTCAACCGCTATCCCGACCCCATGTCCAACGACCTGCGCGATGAGCTTGCTGCCTGGCATGGCGTGGCACGTGAGAATATTTGCGTGGGCAACGGCGGCGACGAGCTGCTCTATAACTACCTGCTGGCGTTTGGCGGCGCGGGACGGACCCTGCTCAACTGCCCGCCGTGCTTTAGCGAGTATGCGTTCTTTGCGTCTCTGTGCCAGACCGAGGTGCGCGACGTGTGGCGTGATCCGACGAGCTTTGAGCTCGACCAAGCGGCTGTGCTCGCAGCGGCGCCCGAGTGCAATCTGGCGATCGTGACCTCGCCCAATAACCCCACGGGCGATGTGACGCCGCTCGACTTTGTCGCGGCCCTGTGCGATGCGTGCCCCGGCATGGTCATGGTCGACGAGGCCTACGTTGAGTTTGCCGACGATTCGTTTGGCGCGGCTACTACGGCGCAGGGGCTTATCGCCGAGCATCCCAACCTGGTGATTCTGCATACGCTGTCCAAGGCGTTCGGCGCCGCCGGCACGCGTCTGGGCTATGTGATCGCGGCGCCCGAGGCCATCGATGTGTTTGCGGCAATTCGCCAGATCTACTCGGTTAACGTGCTGAGCCAGGCCGCCGCGCTTGCCTGCGTGCGTGCCCGCGATGCGTACGCACCCGTGGTAGCACAGGTTGCATCCGAGCGCGAGCGCGAACTGTGTGCCCTGCACGCAATGGCTGCCGAGGGTCTGCCCGTGGAGGCGTGGCCGAGCGCGGCGAACTTTGTGCTCGTGCGCACGCCGCATGCCACGCGCGTGCGCGAGCGCCTGCGCGACGAGTATTCACTTTTGGTGCGCGACTTTAGCTACGCGCCGGGGCTCGCGGACTGCCTACGCATTACCGTGGGCACCCCGCAGGAAAATGACGAGGTGCTGGCCGCGTTTGCCGCGCTGGTGAAGGAGGAGATGTAG